In a genomic window of Mycolicibacter heraklionensis:
- the lmeA gene encoding mannan chain length control protein LmeA, with product MSAALAALVVVAVGVDFGVSVYAEYQLSRAVRRATDLRADPFVAILGFPFLPQARRDHYDEVEIKAPAVEQPMIGKSMLEATMHSVDLTEATWRFRPDAPIPVARLESRIIIGSVHLGRYLGIRDLMVEAPPAETNDNTGGTTESGISSSHGLVFTGTPAGFGKRVSVAVDLSIAGPDHSTLVITPTGILTGPDTADQDVPDAQRAAVLTAFRGSLPQQRLPFGLVPTSQGARGSDVIIEGIADDMTVTLPEFRQR from the coding sequence ATGTCGGCCGCGTTAGCGGCCCTGGTCGTGGTTGCCGTCGGGGTCGATTTCGGCGTCAGCGTCTACGCCGAGTACCAATTGTCCCGGGCGGTACGCCGCGCCACCGACCTCCGCGCGGACCCGTTCGTGGCCATCCTGGGCTTCCCGTTCCTGCCGCAGGCGCGCCGCGATCACTACGACGAGGTGGAGATCAAGGCGCCCGCCGTCGAGCAGCCGATGATCGGCAAGTCGATGCTGGAGGCCACCATGCACTCGGTCGACCTGACCGAAGCCACGTGGCGGTTCCGGCCGGACGCCCCGATCCCGGTGGCCAGGTTGGAGAGCCGGATTATCATCGGCTCTGTGCATTTGGGCCGCTACCTGGGCATCCGCGACCTGATGGTGGAAGCCCCGCCGGCCGAGACCAATGACAACACCGGCGGCACCACCGAATCCGGAATCTCCAGTAGCCACGGACTGGTATTCACCGGCACCCCAGCGGGTTTCGGCAAACGGGTGAGTGTGGCGGTGGACCTGTCGATCGCCGGGCCGGACCACAGCACGTTGGTCATCACCCCGACCGGCATCCTCACCGGCCCGGACACCGCCGACCAGGATGTGCCCGACGCGCAGCGTGCCGCGGTGCTCACCGCATTCCGCGGCAGCCTGCCCCAGCAGCGGCTGCCGTTCGGGTTGGTCCCGACCAGTCAGGGCGCCCGCGGCTCCGATGTGATCATCGAGGGCATCGCCGACGACATGACGGTCACCTTGCCGGAGTTCCGCCAGCGATGA
- a CDS encoding DUF4395 domain-containing protein has product MRDIDTDTTQIQQVDVRGPRFAAWITTAVLVAVLLISALSPLGAATLLAAQAVVFAVGAAWGPRRHPYGRLFARLVAPRLGPVTEREPVAPLRFAQLVGLVFAVIGVAGFAFAPALGLIATAFALAAAFLNAAFGICLGCQLYPLVVRLRPTTA; this is encoded by the coding sequence ATGCGGGACATCGACACCGACACCACCCAAATACAACAGGTAGACGTCCGGGGTCCCCGGTTCGCGGCCTGGATCACCACCGCCGTACTGGTGGCCGTCCTACTCATCTCCGCACTCAGCCCGCTGGGTGCGGCCACCCTGCTGGCCGCCCAAGCCGTCGTGTTCGCGGTCGGTGCGGCATGGGGCCCCCGCCGCCACCCCTACGGACGGCTGTTCGCCCGGCTGGTGGCGCCGCGGCTGGGGCCGGTCACCGAGCGTGAGCCGGTGGCGCCGCTGCGCTTCGCCCAGCTCGTCGGCCTGGTGTTTGCCGTGATCGGCGTCGCCGGCTTCGCCTTCGCCCCGGCGCTCGGCCTGATCGCGACGGCGTTTGCGCTGGCGGCGGCCTTCCTCAACGCCGCCTTCGGCATCTGCCTGGGCTGCCAGCTCTACCCACTCGTCGTACGCCTGCGGCCGACCACGGCGTGA
- a CDS encoding sulfurtransferase — MARSDVLVSTDWAESNLDAPNTVFIEVDEDTSVYDINHIPGAIRLDWRKDLQDPVRRDVIDEAAFSKLLSERGVANDDTVILYGGNNNWFAAFAYWYFKLYGHESVKLLDGGRKKWELDGRPLSSETVSRPATSYSAKPLDESLRARRDEVIAAINTKNLVDVRSPEEFSGKILAPAHLPQEQSQQRGHVPSAINVPWSRAANEDGTFKSDEELAKLYADAGLDGHKETIAYCRIGERSSHTWFVLRELLGHRNVKNYDGSWMEYGSLVGAPIELGS, encoded by the coding sequence ATGGCACGCTCGGACGTCCTGGTCTCCACCGACTGGGCTGAGAGCAATCTCGACGCGCCCAACACCGTCTTCATCGAAGTCGACGAAGACACCAGCGTTTACGACATCAACCACATTCCGGGTGCGATCCGGCTGGACTGGCGCAAGGACCTGCAGGACCCGGTACGGCGCGACGTCATCGACGAGGCCGCGTTTTCCAAGCTGCTCTCCGAACGCGGCGTCGCCAATGACGACACCGTGATCCTCTACGGCGGCAACAACAACTGGTTCGCCGCCTTCGCGTACTGGTACTTCAAGCTCTACGGCCACGAATCCGTCAAGCTGCTCGACGGCGGCCGCAAGAAGTGGGAGCTCGACGGGCGTCCGCTGTCGTCCGAAACCGTCAGCCGGCCGGCCACGTCGTACAGCGCCAAGCCGCTGGACGAGTCGCTGCGGGCCCGCCGCGACGAGGTAATCGCCGCGATCAACACCAAGAACCTCGTCGACGTGCGCTCGCCCGAGGAGTTCTCCGGCAAGATCCTGGCCCCGGCGCACCTGCCTCAGGAGCAGAGCCAGCAGCGCGGCCACGTCCCGAGCGCGATCAACGTGCCGTGGAGCCGTGCCGCCAACGAGGACGGCACCTTCAAGTCCGACGAGGAGCTGGCCAAGCTCTACGCCGACGCCGGCCTGGATGGTCACAAGGAGACCATCGCCTATTGCCGTATCGGTGAGCGCTCGTCGCACACCTGGTTCGTGCTGCGTGAGCTGCTCGGACATCGCAACGTCAAGAACTACGACGGTAGTTGGATGGAATACGGCTCCCTGGTGGGCGCCCCGATCGAATTGGGAAGCTGA
- a CDS encoding thioredoxin family protein, which yields MSIVAIVAALVFAGAIGWWLNRRAGVLRELPDSRTGDDATADSDAAFLGLEPGRPAVVHFSAPWCGPCAGVRRVVEKVCDDLGGPEKVAHHEVDIDANPDAARRFSVLSLPTTVIFDTDGRQRYRIAGVPTSADLRSALEPLLA from the coding sequence ATGAGCATCGTTGCGATCGTTGCCGCCCTGGTGTTCGCCGGTGCGATCGGCTGGTGGCTGAACCGACGGGCCGGAGTGTTGCGCGAGCTGCCCGACTCCCGGACCGGCGACGACGCCACCGCCGATTCCGATGCCGCCTTTCTGGGGCTGGAACCCGGGCGCCCGGCGGTGGTGCACTTCTCCGCGCCGTGGTGCGGACCGTGCGCCGGCGTGCGCCGGGTGGTGGAAAAGGTCTGTGACGACCTCGGGGGCCCGGAGAAGGTGGCTCATCACGAAGTCGACATCGATGCCAACCCCGATGCCGCCCGCAGGTTCTCGGTGCTGTCGCTGCCGACCACAGTGATCTTCGACACCGACGGGCGCCAGCGGTACCGCATCGCCGGTGTCCCCACATCGGCGGACCTGCGTTCCGCACTGGAACCTCTGTTGGCCTGA
- a CDS encoding putative leader peptide, translated as MLTKRRTVDLCRTAGCCCCRCR; from the coding sequence GTGCTCACCAAGCGCCGCACAGTCGACCTGTGCCGCACCGCGGGCTGCTGCTGTTGTCGTTGTCGCTGA